One region of Enterobacter ludwigii genomic DNA includes:
- the ompC gene encoding porin OmpC — MKRKVLALLVPALLMAGAVNAAEMYNKNGNKVDLYGKVDARHTFSDNPGDDGDETYVQIGFKGETQITRDLIGYGQWEYKTYANDTEGAGDKSFNRLAYAGLKYGEYGSFDYGRNYGVVYDVEAWTDMLPVFGGDSYTWTDNFMNGRANGLATYRNKDFFGLVDGLNFALQYQGNNESGPHEDQFGNNIDVQEGTKNGHKDVRFQNGDGFGMSTSYDFSGDLSGLSLGAAYSSSDRTNEQVAYGKAAEGIGYAGGEKAEAWTVGAKYDANSIYLAMMYAETRNMTPIGNLGIANQTQNFEAVAQYQFDFGLRPSLAWVYSKGKDLDGKGFNQDLVNYIDVGMTYSLNKNFSTYVDYKINMLDNDEALYETYGISTDDIVGIGMTYQF; from the coding sequence ATGAAAAGAAAAGTTCTGGCACTTCTTGTACCCGCTTTATTAATGGCTGGCGCGGTAAATGCGGCAGAGATGTACAATAAAAACGGCAACAAAGTTGACCTGTATGGCAAAGTCGATGCACGTCATACCTTCTCTGACAACCCAGGTGACGACGGCGATGAAACCTATGTACAGATTGGTTTCAAAGGCGAAACCCAGATTACTCGCGATCTGATCGGTTACGGCCAGTGGGAATATAAAACCTACGCAAATGATACTGAAGGCGCGGGTGATAAATCCTTTAACCGTCTGGCATATGCAGGTCTGAAATATGGTGAATACGGCTCATTTGATTATGGCCGTAATTACGGCGTCGTGTACGACGTTGAAGCCTGGACCGATATGCTGCCGGTATTTGGCGGTGATTCTTACACCTGGACCGATAACTTTATGAATGGCCGTGCTAACGGTCTGGCGACTTATCGTAATAAAGATTTCTTTGGTCTGGTTGATGGTCTGAATTTTGCGCTGCAATATCAAGGTAATAACGAAAGTGGTCCACACGAAGATCAATTCGGTAATAATATTGATGTTCAGGAAGGCACGAAAAATGGTCATAAAGATGTGCGTTTCCAGAATGGCGACGGCTTCGGTATGTCGACTTCCTACGACTTCTCTGGCGACCTGTCCGGCCTGAGCCTGGGTGCAGCGTATTCGTCTTCTGATCGTACTAACGAGCAGGTTGCTTATGGCAAAGCCGCGGAAGGCATCGGTTATGCCGGTGGCGAAAAAGCTGAAGCCTGGACCGTTGGCGCAAAATACGATGCAAACAGCATCTACCTGGCAATGATGTATGCGGAAACCCGCAACATGACGCCAATCGGTAACCTTGGTATCGCAAACCAGACTCAGAACTTCGAAGCGGTTGCCCAGTACCAGTTCGACTTCGGCCTGCGTCCTTCCCTGGCATGGGTTTACTCAAAAGGTAAAGACCTGGACGGTAAGGGATTCAATCAGGATCTGGTTAACTACATTGACGTGGGCATGACCTACAGCTTAAACAAGAACTTCTCTACTTATGTTGATTACAAAATCAACATGCTGGACAACGATGAAGCACTGTATGAAACATACGGTATTTCCACCGATGACATCGTTGGCATCGGTATGACCTACCAGTTCTAA